In Elstera cyanobacteriorum, the DNA window CATGTGCCGAGACCTGTCTTCCATATCGACGCTATGGGAGGGCTGCTAACAATATCCTAACGATATTTATCATTTTAGGTAATTAATAAACCAATTCTTGGAACGTCAGAATATCTCCCAATCGTATCGTTTGCGCTCCGAAAGGGACAGAAGCGTCTCCATATTTCCCTATGCCGATACCGCAGAAACTCTGGATTCGAGATATTACAAACCTGCGAGCAAAAAGTGGCTTTGACTGCAATTGTATGTATGCAAATATAAAATAATATTTCTTTTAAAGTAAAATAATTAAAATAAAAAATCTCAATAGCTGTAAAAAATCCGGTTAAAACTGGATGTGCGACATATTGTCGCATATCCAGTTTCTGATCTTCTGAAGTCTGACCGTCAGAAAAACCCACCCAGCCAGGATTGGCCGGGCAGGGTGCGATCAACCGACCGCCTTGAGTTCTGCATAAAGGTCGAGACTGGTGTGGGATAAGTCCTTCGCGGCTTCTACCGCGCCCAGAATTCGGCGAATGCTGCCGTCGATATCGGTCACCGCCGCCGCGGTAGTTTGCATATTCATCGAAATATCGCGGGTGACGGCGGTTTGTTCTTCCATCGCGCTGGCAACACCGGTAACGCCGTCCTGAACCGAAATCATCGCGCTGGTAATCTCGGTTAGGGTTTCGGAGACCCCGGTTGAAATCGCCTGAACCTCGGCGATTTCGTGGGCGATGGTATCGGTGGCTTGGGATACTTGCTGGGCGAGGTTTTTCACCTCGCTGGCGACGACCGTAAAGCCTTTGCCGGCCTCGCCCGCGCGCGCAGCCTCGATAGTGGCGTTCAAGGCCAGAAGGTTGATGTTCGCGGCAATATCCTGAATGAAGCGGATCACCCCGGTCATCGCGTCCGCCGCCGCGGCCAGCCGGGCGGCCTTTTCGCCAACGCTGGTCACGCTCGACATGGCGCCATCGACGGCGCCTTTCGAGCGGATGATATTGCTCGAGACTTCGGCGATGGAGATCGAGAGTTCTTCGGTCGCGGACGCGACCGTCTGCACCCCGCTTGATGTTTGCGTTGTCGCCCCGGTGACCAGCGTCGTCTGCTGGGTGATATCGCCGATCGACTGAACGATACTGCCGAGATTGCGATCAACTTGCGCGCCGACAACCTCGGTCTTCTGCCGTTTCAGCACCTGATCGGTGATATCGGTGGCATATTTCACCACTTTGAACGGGCGGCCCTTGGGGTCGAGGATCGGGTTATAGGTGGCCTGAATCCAGACCTCCCGCCCGCCTTTGCCGATGCGCTTAAACTCCGCCGCGAAATATTCACCCTGCCGCAGCCGGTCCCAAAAGGCGCGATAGTCGCTGGTCTGCTCGTAGGTAGGATCGACGAAGAGGCTGTGCGATTTGCCGAGGATTTCGTCCAACCGATAGCCCATCGCGGCCAAAAAATTATCGTTTGCCTGAAGAACCGTCCCCGCGAGATCGAACTCGATCACCGCTTGCAACCGGCGGATGGCCTGAAGCTGGCCTTCGTAATCGGCAAGGCGCAGGCGCTGCTCGGTTACATCGGTCGCGATTTTGACGATTTTGATCGGTTGGCCGTGGCGGTCCAGCACGGGGTTATAGGTCGCCTGTAACCAAACTTCGCGCCCGTCGCGGGTTGTGCGCAGATATTCGCCGCGGTGAAAGCGGCCCTGTTGCAACGTGTCCCAGAACGCCCGATAGTCCGCCGTCTCGGCATCGGCACTGGGAACAAACATACGGTGATGCTTGCCTTTAATCTCCTCAAGACGATAGCCCATCGTCTTTAAAAAATTCCCATTCGCCGACAGAATTATCCCATCCGGGCTAAATTCAATCATGGCTTGGGAGCGACTAAAGGCCAAAACGGTGGCTTGCGATGAGCTGGCCCATAGTCGTGTTAGAAAGGTTAACATGGGCTATCTCCGTTATCGACCCAATTGAATGCGCTTGTATGAATGGGTCCTGCTTAAAAAGATTCTAAAGCTGTCGAACCATTTTTCAAGATTGGGGGAAACCGATATACTGCGTGTTATACACGTAAAATATGGCGATGCTGTGATCATGGTGAATTTCCCGCGTTGATTTCGGCTGGCGCCGGGTGGTTAGCAACGCGAACACGGGAACGCGCCCCACGTATTCCCTCAGCCCCGGGAGCGACCCGAAGCATGGTGTGAGGTATCCTATTTCGTGGGCCACCCGACTAAGCGGGTCACCCCGTGTTCTGCGACGCTAATGCGTTTGTGACGTTGCTACACGCCACGGCAGGACTATGCCCCAAAGACTTGTGCTTCGCCACAGCTTTCCAAACTCTTTAGGGTGCGGGATGCTGGCAGTCTTCTTTTAGATCAGAAGCGACAGAAAACGCACTATGAAGTTTTCAGTCTTGCTGATAAAAATCTAATGTCACAGAAATTCGGATTCGAAGCGGGATAGGTAAGGAATTTTATTTATAAAAGTCCGACAATTAAACCAAAAATCAGCCGTTATCCGCAATCTTCGATCCGAAGATTATTTTATTTAAGGTTGAATAAAAGAAAAATCCTGCACTCTTGGCGCGTTCTCTTGCGGGGCACAAACGAAAACGCCCCGCAGGGCGGGGCGTTCGCTGGGAGATGACGCGGGGCTGGTTAGCTGGCCGGAACCGCCACGCAGGCGCTTTTCTGGCGGGTCAGAGCTTGGCAGGCGTCGCGGGCTTCCTTTTCCGTCAGACCGGCAATGCGGGCGCGGAAGACCTTAGCGCCTTTACCGTCCTTCCCTTCGGCGACGGACACCGACCCGCCCGAGAGGGCATGGCGTGCGCTGGCCGCTGCGGTTTCTGCCGCCTTATGGGCATTGGCATTGGTGCTGAAGGCGCCGACTTGCACCGCCCAAGTGCCGCGCGCTTTGGTCGGGGCGGGCAGGGGGGCGGGTTTCGCGGCGACCGGCTTCGCCGTTGCGGCAGGCGGCGGCGCTGCGATTACCGGTGCGGCGGCGCGACCGAGCGTTGCCGAGACCGGCGTGATCGTGGCCCCACCAACCGGCCGGGCCGGAACGCGGGTGCTGACCGGGGTGATCGCGGGCTTCGTATCCTCGGCAATCGCGACCTGGGTGCGCTTCGGCGCATAGTCCGGTGCGGCGGCGGTGAGCGTCCCTGCAAAGCCGGCGTCGAGCAGCTTTGCCATCAGTTGATCGCGCTGGCCCGGGCTGGTGCCGCCGAAGACCGCGCCGACCAACCGGCGCCCATCGCGCTTGGCGGAAGCAACCAGATTGAAGCCCGAGGCGCGGATGAAGCCGGTCTTAATCCCGTCCATCCCATCGTACACATTCATCAGGCGGTTGTGGTTCGGATGCACACGGCCCTGGTAGGTGAAAGCGCGGGTGGAGAAGAGCTGATAGAAATCCGGGAAATCGCGGATCAGCGCCCGGCCCAGCACCGCCATATCGCGCGCGGTGGTGATCTGCGCATCATTGGGTAGGCCAGAGGCATTGATAAACAGCGTGGCATTCATCCCCAGGCGGCGGGCGCGCTGGGTCATCTGCCGGGCGAAAGCGGGTTCGGACCCGGCGAGATTTTCCGCCAGCGTCACGGCGGCATCATTGGCGGATTTGGTGACGAGGCCCAACACCGCATCGCGCACCGGAATGGTCGCACCGGGGCGCAGGCCCAGCTTGGTCGGGTCTTGTTCGGAGGCGAATTGGCTGACCAGCAGCTTCTGATCCATCGACAGGCGGCCCTGTTGCAGCGCCTCGAAGGTCATATACAGCGTCATCATCTTGGTCAGCGATGCCGGATGGCGCGGTTCGTCGGCATTCTGGCTATAAAGCGTTGCGCCCGTGCTATAGTCCATGATCAGCGAGGCCGTGCGGTCCGGCGCGGCCTGGGCCGCCCCCGCAACCACCCCGGCCAGAGCGATGCCCGAAAGCGCGCGCGCGATGTGGCGACCAAAGGACCATCGGGTTTGCCGCTGCTGGACTGGAGTGTTCGCCATCGGGGGTCTTCCGCTCTTCGTCTAAAGGGTGGCAGGACTGTATCAAGCGTCTTAGCATCTGTCCATAACCAATTGACTTTATTGATTCTCTGCTAGGTATGTCGGTCTTACCGCTTTGTTTCCGGCCCGTTCTGGGTTTGTCTTACGTGCTGCGGTGCGCAATTTTCGTTTTCAGGTGCAAACGAACTTGGGCGAAATTCGTTTCGCATACGGCTGAATGCGGCGGCTTTGCTGGGAAAAATCTTTGTGTGCGCTGCACAAAAAGGCTTGACGGACGGCTAAGCTCTGGGCATTCTTTAGGCATCGGCGGCGCGCGGTATGCCAGTCTGACGGATGTGTGACATATCCAGGGTCAGGCGGGGCAGCCCGAGGTCGCTGGACCCGTAACCCCGTGAGGACCGAACGATGACTGCACCCCGCAAACCTGCGGCTCCCCGCCGTTCACCCGCGCGCCCCGTTGCCCTGCCGGAAGCGGCGGCCCCGGTGCCGGTTGCGGAGCCTGCCGTAAGCGAAGGTGCTGTGAGTGAGCCGGTTGTGGTGCTCGCGACCGTCGAACCGGTTGCCGAGGCTCCGGCCCCGTTCGTCCCGCGTTTTTTCTCTTTCATTCAAGGATCGACCCCAATGACCAATGTTGAACAGACCTTCGCGACCGCCAAAGAGCAGTTCGAAAAATTCTCGCAGCGCTTCCTCGGCGGTTTCGGCGGCTACGGCGATCTCGCCAGCGTTGGCCGGGAAAACATCGAAGCCTTCGTGAAGGCCTCGACCATTTGGGCGAAGGGCACCGAAGAAATCGGCAAGTCGGTCGCCGCGCTGACCCAGGCGCAGGTCGAAGCCTCGCTGGCCACCACCAAGGCGCTGTTCGGCGTGACGAACTTCAAGCAGGCGCTGGAAATCCAGAACGAAGCCGCCAAGACCAGCCTCGATAAGCTGATGGCCGAAGGCAATAAGATCACCGAACTGTCGATGAAGGTCGCCAACGAAGCGATCGAACCGATCCAGGCGCGCGTGACCGTTGCCGTCGAAAAGATCCTGAAGCCCGCCGCCTAAGGGTTAGGGCGCCCGCCCCAAGCGCCAGCGCGTCAAACGCATAGGGCGAGGGAGAAACTTCTGAAAGAAGTTTCAAGCCGCCATTGCGGCGGCGGCCAAGGGCGCGGACGCGCCCGCCCGGCGAGGGCTGATAAAAAAACATCCCGGTGGGGGCGACCCTGCCGGGATTTTTTATGTCTTCCTGCGGCACCCCGCCGCAGCAAAACTTTACGCAGCCGGAAACTTCGCTATGCTGCCCCCATGAGCAGCACCAGTTTTTCCATCGCCCAGCTTACCGCCGAATTCGACATCACGCCGCGCGCGATCCGCTTTTACGAGGACCGCGGCCTGATCACCCCCGGGCGCAACGGCAACCGCCGGGTCTATTCCCCGCGCGACCGGGTGCGGCTCAAGCTCATTCTGCGCGGCAAGCGCCTCGGTCTCTCGCTGGAAGAAATCCGCGAGATTATCGATATGTACGATACCGAACAGGATAGCGGCCAAGCCCAGCGCGCCCAGCTTGATCTGCTGCTCGATAAAATCCGCAAACGCCGACAAACCCTGATGGCGCAAAAGCAGGATATCGACGTGCTGCTGGATTTTATGGACCGGGTGGAAGTGGAATGCACGGAGGCCTTGATTGCGCTCGGCGATGGTGGCAAGCTGGCTGTAAAGTGACGCGCGCGTAAAGTTATGGTGGCCGAACCGCCAAACTGATCGTATAAAATCCGCCGCGTCCCCTGGGGAAGGAAATGACGATGGCGGAAACTTTCGCGCTTACCCGCACCAGCGACCCGGCGGTGCTCGCCCATCTTGAAGCGGTGCTGGCCAGCCAAAGTTTTTCCCAAGCGATGGGGCTTGGCATCCTGTGGGCGACGCGCGGCGACTGCGCGCTGACGCTGCCCGCCCGGCCCGACCTAACCCAGCAAGATGGGTTCTTCCACGGCGGCGCCGTTGCCGCCTTTGTCGATGTCGCGGGCGGGTATGCCGCCTGGTCCATCGCGCCGCCCGGCCATAATGTGCTGACGGTCGAATATAAGACCAATTTCCTCAAACCCGCCGTCGGGCGCCGCTTGATCGGCCACGGGCGGGTGAAGCGGGGCGGCAAGTCCCTGATCGTCACCGAAATCGACATTTACGGCGAAACCGACGCGGCCGGTACGACCGGTGCGGGCCTATCGCTCTGCGCCACCGCGCTGCAAACCCTGATGCAACTGCCCCCTGCGGCCTGACCCGATCCAAGAGGTTTCCCCATGCGGAATGATTTCCCCTCGCTGAACTTCGACCTGGGCGAAGATCTCGATATGCTCCGCGCCTCCGTGCGCAGCTTCGCCGCCGACCGCATCGCCCCGCTGGCCGCCGAAACGGACGCGAAGAACGAATTCCCCAACCACCTGTGGCGGGAAATGGGCGATCTCGGCATCCTCGGCGTGACCGTGCCGGAAGAATACGGCGGCGCGGGCATGGGCTACCTCGCCCATGCCGTGGTGATGGAAGAAGTCAGCCGTGCCTCGGCCTCCATCGGTCTGTCCTACGGCGCCCACTCCAACCTCTGCGTCAATCAGTTGAAGCTGAACGGCACGGATGCACAAAAGCGCCGCTACCTGCCGAAACTGATCTCCGGCGAACACGTCGGCGCGCTCGCCATGTCCGAACCCGGCTCCGGCTCCGATGTCGTGTCGATGCGCCTGCGCGCCGACAAAAAGGGCGACCGCTACGTCCTCAACGGCAATAAAATGTGGATCACCAACGGGCCGGACGCCGATACCCTGGTGGTCTACGCGAAAACCGATCTCGACGCCGGGCCGCGCGGCATCACCGCGTTTATTATCGAGAAAGGCTTCAAAGGCTTCCGCACCGCCCAAAAGCTCGACAAGCTCGGCATGCGCGGCTCCAATACCTGCGAACTGGTGTTTGAAGACTGCGAAGTCCCGGAAGAAAACGTGCTGAACGCCGTCGGGCGCGGCGTGAATGTGCTGATGAGCGGCCTCGATTTCGAGCGCGTCGTCCTTGCCGCCGGTCCCATCGGCATTATGCAAGCCTGCCTCGACGTGGTGATCCCCTATGTGCACGACCGCAAGCAGTTCGGCCAGCCCATCGGCACCTTCCAACTGATGCAGGGCAAACTCGCCGATATGTACGTCACGCTCAACGCGGCGAAAGCCTATGTCTACGCCGTCGCCAAAGCCTGCGACCGCAACGAAGTTACCCGCAAAGACGCTGCCGGCTGCATCCTCTACGCCGCCGAAAAAGCCACCTGGATGGCGCTGGAAGCCATCCAATGCCTCGGCGGCAACGGCTACATCAACGAATACCCGACCGGCCGCTTGCTGCGCGACGCGAAACTCTACGAAATCGGCGCAGGCACCAGCGAAATCCGCCGCTGGCTCATTGGGCGGGAATTGTTCGCGGAGACGAAGTAACGCGGGCACGCCGGGGCTGTTTCGCGGGGCGCTGCCCCGCACCCCGCCAGGGGGAGGCCTCCCCCTGGACCGGGTTGCGTTTACGAACTGCTGGGGACAAAAAATGGTAGAACCAGAGTATGAGAGTCTTGAAAAATTAGAATCGTACCCAAGGCCCCCTTATTCTGTCTGTGCTGGTGAGGTGCCAGTTCTTGTGCATTATACTGGTCTTAACTCTGTCTTTGGAATAGTGGATAAAAAGAAGCTTTGGGCTTCTCATATTTCATACATGAATGACCCAAATGATGGCTATGAGCTGTATAATTTTGTCCTGTATCACATTCGGCGCAGATTACTATTATCAAGATTTTCGGAAAAAATTTCTGTCATAGATTTTATCTTTAGCACAGATAATTTTATCAGGGTTGAGGAGTTTTCTGATCTAAATCGCCTGTTAAGCGATATAGATCACGAGGAATTTTTATTTGATTTATACGTTTCTATGCTATCGCATAGACAAATGCGTAATTATTTTTCCAATAAAGATTTGAGTTTTTATATTTTTTCTTTTTCCAAATTTAAGGAAGACATTTCGATCGATCCTTGGCGATCTTATGCAAAGGATGCTAAGGGGTTTCGACTGGAATTTGATTTCGATAAACTTAAAAAATCAATCCTATCAAGTTTTTTAATAAATGATGAGAAGGATTTTGTTAATTTTTATGAGTGTGAATACTGGCCGTTTTCCAAATTCGCGGATGGTGCAAATGAGATTATTGATGGTTTTCTCAATATATTTAACGTTGAGAAGTTTAGAGTCGATAAATTAAATATTTATTATAGACTTATGGTTGCGGTAGAAAATTTATCATTGATAATAAAGAGTAATAGTTATGAGTCTGAATGCGAAGTAAGACTCCTTATTCGCAGGAAAGGGAAAAAGGATGTTTGTTATCGACCTGGAGAGAGCTTGATAATACCTTATGTGGAGTGCGATTTCGGTATTGAAGCTCTCCGCCGTGTTGTCTGCGGCCCAAGAACGCCGTCGAGAGCAAACTACTCTATTATTAATTTTCTTTCTTCTTGTTCTGGTGGCCATGTCGATGTGAGACGATCTCCCGTGAGTTATGTTGGCCCATACTAAAGTCTGGAAGGGAAAAATGACCGATCCTATCGTTATCGTCTCCGCCGCCCGCACGCCGCTCGGTGGGTTCCAGGGGGAGCTTCAGTCTCTCACCGCGCCGAAGCTCGGGGCGGTGGCGATTGCTGCGGCGCTGGCGCGGGCCGGGCTGGCCGCCGACCAGGTGGACGAAGTCTTTATGGGCAACGTCCTTCCGGCAGGGCTGGGGCAGGCCCCGGCGCGGCAGGCGGCGCTTGGGGCCGGGCTGCCGGAGGCGGTGCCCTGCACGACCATTTCCAAAGTCTGCGGGTCCGGCATGAAGGCGGTGATGCTGGCGCATGATGCGCTGCTCGCCGGGTCCGTGACCAGCGTGCTGGCGGGCGGTATGGAGAGCATGAGCCTCGCGCCCTATCTGCTGGACCGGGCGCGCGGCGGCTATCGCCTCGGCCACGGGCGCACCATCGACCATATGTTCTTCGATGGGTTGGAGGATGCCTATAGCACCGACGCGGGCGGGAACCGCCGCCTGATGGGCACGTTTGCCGAAGATACGGCGGAAGCCTATCAGTTCACCCGCGAGGTGCAGGATGGCTTCGCGCTCACCTCCCTCGCCCGGTCGCAAAAGGCGCAGGCCGACGGGGCGTTCGACGCCGAAATCGCCCCCGTGACCGTCAAGGGCCGGGGCGGCGATGTGTCGATTGCCGCCGACGAACAGCCGAAGACCGCCAAGCCCGATAAAATCCCGACACTGAAACCCGCCTTCCGCAAAGACGGCACGGTGACGGCGGCGAACTCCTCTTCCATCTCCGACGGCGCGGCGGCGCTGCTGCTGATGCGCCGCTCGGAAGCCGAGGCGCGCGGGCTGCCGATCCGGGCGATTGTGCGCGGGCACGCCGGGCACGCCCAGGCCCCGGCCTGGTTCACCACCGCCCCGGTCGGCGCGATGCAAAAGTTGCTGGCGAAACTGGACTGGTCGGCCAAGGACGTCGATCTTTACGAGATCAACGAAGCCTTCGCCGTGGTGGCGCTGGCGGCGATGAAAGACCTCGATCTGCCCGCCGATAAGGTGAATATCCACGGCGGCGCCTGCGCCTTGGGCCATCCTATCGGCGCGTCCGGCGCGCGGATTCTGGTCACGCTGCTGCACGCGCTGGAGCGGTATGATTTGAAGCACGGCATCGCCTCCCTCTGCATTGGCGGCGGGGAAGCGACCGCCGTCGCCCTCGAACGGGCGGCGTAAATGGCGGGGGTTCTGCCGCGTCTCGCCAGCTATCAGGCGGTTTACGACGCATTCCGCTGGTCGATCCCGGCGCGCTTCAACATCGGCGTGGCCGTCGCCGATGCCCATGTTGCCGCCGGGGATGGGCTGGCGCTGCTGGAGGTCGCGGCAGATGGGGATGTGCGCGAGTGGCGGTTTTCCGATCTACTGCGCGCCGCGTCCCGCCTCGGCAATGTGTTGGAGGCGGGCGGCATCGGGCGTGGGGAGCGGGTGGGCGTGCTGCTGGCGCAATCGCCGGAAACGGCCATCGCCCATATCGCCGCCTACCGCCACGGGGCAATTGCCGTGCCTTTGTTCGGCCTGTTCGGGCCAGAGGCGCTGGAATTCCGCCTGGGCAATTGCGCGGCATCGGCCCTGATCACCGACCGCGCGGGGTATGAGAAGATCGCGCCCCTCCGCGCGCAGCTTCCGGCGCTGAAGCTCATTCTGGTCACCGATTGGGGCAGCGGCGCAACGCCGCCCGGTGTGCTGGATTGGGCGGCGGCGCTCGGCGCGGCGGCGGATACGCGCGCGGCGGTCGATACCGCCGCCGACGATCCTGCCGTCATCATCTATACCTCCGGCACCACCGGCCAGCCGAAGGGGGCGCTGCATGCGCATCGGGTGCTGCTCGGCCATCTGCCGGGGGTGGAGATGCCGCATCATTTCTTCCCGGAAGCGGGGGACCGCTTCTGGACCCCCGCCGATTGGGCCTGGATCGGCGGGCTGTTCGATGTGCTGCTGCCGTCGCTCTATCACGGCATCCCCGTGGTCGCGCACCGCATGAGCAAGTTCGACCCCGATGCCGCCTTCGCCTTCATCACCCGCCACGGCATCCGCAATCTCTTCCTGCCGCCCACGGCGCTGAAACTGATGCGGACCTCCACCGCGACGGCGCGTAGCGTTCGTTCCATCGGCAGCGGCGGCGAAAGCCTAGGCGGGGAGTTGCTGGACTGGGGCCGCGCCGCCTTCGGCGTGACGATCAACGAGTTTTACGGCCAGACCGAATGCAACCTCGTCGTCGGCAATGATGATCGCCTGTTCCCGGTGAAGCCCGGCGCGACCGGGCGGGCCTTCCCCGGCCATCGCGTCGCGGTGATCGGGCCGGACGGGCAGGCGCTTCCCCCCGGCACGCCCGGCACCATCGCGGTTCATCGGCCCGACCCGGTGATGTTCCTCGGCTATTGGAACAATCCGCAGGCGACCGCCGCTAAGTTCATCGGCGATTGGCTGCTGACCGGCGATCAAGGCGCCATCGACGAAGAAGGCTATATCCATTTCGTCGG includes these proteins:
- a CDS encoding methyl-accepting chemotaxis protein produces the protein MLTFLTRLWASSSQATVLAFSRSQAMIEFSPDGIILSANGNFLKTMGYRLEEIKGKHHRMFVPSADAETADYRAFWDTLQQGRFHRGEYLRTTRDGREVWLQATYNPVLDRHGQPIKIVKIATDVTEQRLRLADYEGQLQAIRRLQAVIEFDLAGTVLQANDNFLAAMGYRLDEILGKSHSLFVDPTYEQTSDYRAFWDRLRQGEYFAAEFKRIGKGGREVWIQATYNPILDPKGRPFKVVKYATDITDQVLKRQKTEVVGAQVDRNLGSIVQSIGDITQQTTLVTGATTQTSSGVQTVASATEELSISIAEVSSNIIRSKGAVDGAMSSVTSVGEKAARLAAAADAMTGVIRFIQDIAANINLLALNATIEAARAGEAGKGFTVVASEVKNLAQQVSQATDTIAHEIAEVQAISTGVSETLTEITSAMISVQDGVTGVASAMEEQTAVTRDISMNMQTTAAAVTDIDGSIRRILGAVEAAKDLSHTSLDLYAELKAVG
- a CDS encoding D-alanyl-D-alanine carboxypeptidase family protein; the protein is MANTPVQQRQTRWSFGRHIARALSGIALAGVVAGAAQAAPDRTASLIMDYSTGATLYSQNADEPRHPASLTKMMTLYMTFEALQQGRLSMDQKLLVSQFASEQDPTKLGLRPGATIPVRDAVLGLVTKSANDAAVTLAENLAGSEPAFARQMTQRARRLGMNATLFINASGLPNDAQITTARDMAVLGRALIRDFPDFYQLFSTRAFTYQGRVHPNHNRLMNVYDGMDGIKTGFIRASGFNLVASAKRDGRRLVGAVFGGTSPGQRDQLMAKLLDAGFAGTLTAAAPDYAPKRTQVAIAEDTKPAITPVSTRVPARPVGGATITPVSATLGRAAAPVIAAPPPAATAKPVAAKPAPLPAPTKARGTWAVQVGAFSTNANAHKAAETAAASARHALSGGSVSVAEGKDGKGAKVFRARIAGLTEKEARDACQALTRQKSACVAVPAS
- a CDS encoding phasin family protein, whose product is MTAPRKPAAPRRSPARPVALPEAAAPVPVAEPAVSEGAVSEPVVVLATVEPVAEAPAPFVPRFFSFIQGSTPMTNVEQTFATAKEQFEKFSQRFLGGFGGYGDLASVGRENIEAFVKASTIWAKGTEEIGKSVAALTQAQVEASLATTKALFGVTNFKQALEIQNEAAKTSLDKLMAEGNKITELSMKVANEAIEPIQARVTVAVEKILKPAA
- a CDS encoding MerR family transcriptional regulator gives rise to the protein MSSTSFSIAQLTAEFDITPRAIRFYEDRGLITPGRNGNRRVYSPRDRVRLKLILRGKRLGLSLEEIREIIDMYDTEQDSGQAQRAQLDLLLDKIRKRRQTLMAQKQDIDVLLDFMDRVEVECTEALIALGDGGKLAVK
- a CDS encoding PaaI family thioesterase, with protein sequence MAETFALTRTSDPAVLAHLEAVLASQSFSQAMGLGILWATRGDCALTLPARPDLTQQDGFFHGGAVAAFVDVAGGYAAWSIAPPGHNVLTVEYKTNFLKPAVGRRLIGHGRVKRGGKSLIVTEIDIYGETDAAGTTGAGLSLCATALQTLMQLPPAA
- a CDS encoding isovaleryl-CoA dehydrogenase codes for the protein MRNDFPSLNFDLGEDLDMLRASVRSFAADRIAPLAAETDAKNEFPNHLWREMGDLGILGVTVPEEYGGAGMGYLAHAVVMEEVSRASASIGLSYGAHSNLCVNQLKLNGTDAQKRRYLPKLISGEHVGALAMSEPGSGSDVVSMRLRADKKGDRYVLNGNKMWITNGPDADTLVVYAKTDLDAGPRGITAFIIEKGFKGFRTAQKLDKLGMRGSNTCELVFEDCEVPEENVLNAVGRGVNVLMSGLDFERVVLAAGPIGIMQACLDVVIPYVHDRKQFGQPIGTFQLMQGKLADMYVTLNAAKAYVYAVAKACDRNEVTRKDAAGCILYAAEKATWMALEAIQCLGGNGYINEYPTGRLLRDAKLYEIGAGTSEIRRWLIGRELFAETK
- a CDS encoding DUF2971 domain-containing protein; translated protein: MVEPEYESLEKLESYPRPPYSVCAGEVPVLVHYTGLNSVFGIVDKKKLWASHISYMNDPNDGYELYNFVLYHIRRRLLLSRFSEKISVIDFIFSTDNFIRVEEFSDLNRLLSDIDHEEFLFDLYVSMLSHRQMRNYFSNKDLSFYIFSFSKFKEDISIDPWRSYAKDAKGFRLEFDFDKLKKSILSSFLINDEKDFVNFYECEYWPFSKFADGANEIIDGFLNIFNVEKFRVDKLNIYYRLMVAVENLSLIIKSNSYESECEVRLLIRRKGKKDVCYRPGESLIIPYVECDFGIEALRRVVCGPRTPSRANYSIINFLSSCSGGHVDVRRSPVSYVGPY
- a CDS encoding acetyl-CoA C-acyltransferase, coding for MTDPIVIVSAARTPLGGFQGELQSLTAPKLGAVAIAAALARAGLAADQVDEVFMGNVLPAGLGQAPARQAALGAGLPEAVPCTTISKVCGSGMKAVMLAHDALLAGSVTSVLAGGMESMSLAPYLLDRARGGYRLGHGRTIDHMFFDGLEDAYSTDAGGNRRLMGTFAEDTAEAYQFTREVQDGFALTSLARSQKAQADGAFDAEIAPVTVKGRGGDVSIAADEQPKTAKPDKIPTLKPAFRKDGTVTAANSSSISDGAAALLLMRRSEAEARGLPIRAIVRGHAGHAQAPAWFTTAPVGAMQKLLAKLDWSAKDVDLYEINEAFAVVALAAMKDLDLPADKVNIHGGACALGHPIGASGARILVTLLHALERYDLKHGIASLCIGGGEATAVALERAA
- a CDS encoding acyl-CoA synthetase, translating into MAGVLPRLASYQAVYDAFRWSIPARFNIGVAVADAHVAAGDGLALLEVAADGDVREWRFSDLLRAASRLGNVLEAGGIGRGERVGVLLAQSPETAIAHIAAYRHGAIAVPLFGLFGPEALEFRLGNCAASALITDRAGYEKIAPLRAQLPALKLILVTDWGSGATPPGVLDWAAALGAAADTRAAVDTAADDPAVIIYTSGTTGQPKGALHAHRVLLGHLPGVEMPHHFFPEAGDRFWTPADWAWIGGLFDVLLPSLYHGIPVVAHRMSKFDPDAAFAFITRHGIRNLFLPPTALKLMRTSTATARSVRSIGSGGESLGGELLDWGRAAFGVTINEFYGQTECNLVVGNDDRLFPVKPGATGRAFPGHRVAVIGPDGQALPPGTPGTIAVHRPDPVMFLGYWNNPQATAAKFIGDWLLTGDQGAIDEEGYIHFVGRDDDVITSGGYRIGPGEIEDCLLKHPAVSLVAVVGKPDPVRTEIVKAFIVLKPGVAETPALTAELQDFVRQRLAAHEYPREIAFVPDLPMTATGKIIRKDLRARG